The genomic segment CCCTGTTCGTTTCAAGCTCAGGGCCGCTGGCCACCAACAAGCTGCTCTACAAGTCGATGAATTTCGATCCGACCAAGGATTTCGAACCGATCGCCTTGATCGGCGACGTCAATGTGATCGTCGCGGTGCATCCGTCCGTGCCGGCGAAGACGCTGGCCGAACTGATCGCTTATGGCAAAGCCAATCCCGGCAAGCTGACATTTGGCAGCCCCGGCTACGGCCTGATGGGCCATATGGTCGGCGAATTGCTGCAACGCTCGGCTGGCTTCACCATGACGCATGTGCCCTATCGCGGCTCGGCGCCGCTGGCCGCCGACGTCACGGCTGGTGTCGTCAATGTGGCGATCGACTTCTTGCAGCCCTATATTGAACTGGCGAAAGCCGGCAACGTGCGCGCCCTGGCCGTGACCGCCGATGCACGCGCGCCGCAACTGCCTGACGTGCCGACCCTGAGCGAATCCGGCCTGCCCGGATTCAACGCGGCGTCCTGGTTCGCGCTTGTCGGCCCCAAGGGTCTGCCGCAGCCGGTCGTCGAACAGCTCAGCAAGACCGCCATCGCCTGGGTGCGCAGCGACGAGGGCAAGGCGCAGCTCGAAAAGGTCGGCATGCGTGCCATCGGTGGCGGGCCGGAGGACATCCGCAAGGCGCAGGCCAGTGAATTCGCCAAATGGGCCGAAGTGGTGAAAGCGGCTTCGATCTCCCTCGATTGACGGCGAACGGTCTCAAGACAAAGCGCGCTGGTGGGAGCCAGCGCGCTTTTTTGTTTGTGCTTAGTGCGTACCGAAGGGCGCGCGGTGGGACATAGAGAATGCCCGAAGCCTGGGTGTCATCCCGGACACGCACAGCGTGATCCGGGATCCAGGGGCGAGCGGTACAGCGTTCAATACCGCGCGCGCTTCAGCACATCACAACAAGCAATACTCGTCACGCGCCCCTGGATCCCGGATCGCCTGCGGCGTCCGGGATGACACCCAGGATTTTCAGTATCCTGTTAGTGCTTCGTTTCGGCATCCAGGTTGAGCAGCGCGGCGGCGTTGTCGCCGGTCATCGCCTTGATCTCCGCATCGGTGAACTGCAGATCGAGCAGATGGCCGACGATTTCCCGATAGCCGTCGACCGGGCGCGGCGCATTGAGCAGGCCGAGGTCGGAGGACAGAACCGTCTTGTTGGTGCCGACCAGGTCGATGACGCGCTTCAGTTCCGCCGGCTCGAACTTCTTTGAACCGCCTTCGACGAACATGCAGATCGAATGTTCCATCACGGCGCCGAGCGCCGCAAGACCACGGATGTC from the Beijerinckia sp. 28-YEA-48 genome contains:
- a CDS encoding tripartite tricarboxylate transporter substrate binding protein; the protein is MPLMSRRAFAASLVGAGALAPSLLAQNAFAQSWPARSVTMFVPFPAGASTDVVARFLAEKLRAEFGQGFVIDNRPGAGGNLAASMVTRAAPDGYTLFVSSSGPLATNKLLYKSMNFDPTKDFEPIALIGDVNVIVAVHPSVPAKTLAELIAYGKANPGKLTFGSPGYGLMGHMVGELLQRSAGFTMTHVPYRGSAPLAADVTAGVVNVAIDFLQPYIELAKAGNVRALAVTADARAPQLPDVPTLSESGLPGFNAASWFALVGPKGLPQPVVEQLSKTAIAWVRSDEGKAQLEKVGMRAIGGGPEDIRKAQASEFAKWAEVVKAASISLD